The genomic segment ttaaaagtaccattagcaaatttgcagatgagacaaagctgcgtggtagtgtgaactgtgaggaagatgctatgaggttgcaggatgacttggacaggttgtgtgagtgggcgggtgcatggcagatgcagtttaatgtggataagtgtgaggctatccactttggtggtaagaataggaaggcagattattgtctgaatggtgtcaagttaggaaaaggggacgtacaacgagatctgggtgtcctagtgcatcagtcactgagaggaagcatgcaggtacagcaggcagtgaagaaagccaatggaatgttggccttcataacaagaggagttgagtataggagcaaagtggatcttccgcagttgtacagggccctagtgagaccgcacctggagtatggtgtgcagttttggtctccaaatttgaggaaggatattcttgctattgagggcgtccagcgtaggtttactgggttaattcccggaatggcgggactgtcgtatgttgaaagactggagcgactaggcttgtatacactggatgagaggggatcttatcgaaacatataagattattaaggggttggacacattagaggcaggaaacatggtcccaatgttgggggagtctagaatcaggggccacagtttaagaataaggggtaggccacttagaacggagatgaggaaaatcattttctgtcagagttgtgaatctgtggaattctatgcctcagaaggcagtggaggccaattctctgaatgtattcaagagagagctagatagagctctaaatgatAGCAGAGTTATGGGgtatggaacggggtactgattgtgaatgatcagccatgatcacattggagggcggtgctggctcgaagggcctcctgcacctattgtctattatctattacagCAGCAAATTTATCCAGTCTATCCCTTATGCATTAAATGGGGGGAAAACTACACAATAccagaaactccgcacagagtgGCCTTACCCGAACTCCGGAAATCTTCCCCTTCTGCAGCCGCTCCATTTCCTCCAACTCTGACTTCTTTTTGGTGAGAGATTGTACGGAAGATTTAACCTGATCCTGGGATCAGAGAGCAAAGGGGGTTAGACAATGACGAATCAAGCAGGTGAACGAGTGGCCATAGTGAGTTTTATTTTACCTTGCGCATTTCAACAGCTTCCCGAAGCGGCATGAagttgtgagacttgtgttcccgcgcgtctctgcagatcaggcagatcAGTTTCTGATCAGTTtcgcaaaacagcttcagttcttcctcgtGTTCCTCGCAGCGAAGTTTACTTTCTTTGCGCGgcggattcaggctcagtgttcgagctttctcagccagtctcgccaaggcccgactcaccctgagggtgcggtctacaaactgctctctacattccgggcaggagtttctcgccTCCCGGTCCCAACTCTGCGTGatgcaggagcggcagaagtagtggccgcactccagtgccaccggatcggtgaagaaatccaggcagatgggacaaactgcctcctcggacaaactctcgacctggtctttcgcagccatctTTACTCcggcacttcctggttcaaaatggGAGTGTCCACTGCGCACGCTGCCGTCTGGGGAATGAATGTTATTTGTAGACAACAGAGTCTACAAATAAGAAATaagaaaaggtaaataagaaaaaatgtcaagctttataattatttactgggtatgaattgggaccccattggaataaaacgtaagtttaatgttcatggttagtaaaaatatttaagaatttaaatcctgattttaatgctaaatctgagtgaggcattgttctttagtgctgggggagggaatggtgggaggcagagggattaaagacatttcaggtcagcaagGGTTACAGAGGAATGTCAGAAGACTGAGGTCATGGGTAAGGGGGTTACCCACAAGACCACTACTAGCAGTAAATAGCGGCTTTAATAGCCTGATATTAAAGATTGTAGCATTGTCTGTTTGTCATAAAAATATTATGATAAGACTAATTTTGTAAGGTGGTATCTGATTAAAATATCTAATTTTATTGGTTTGCCTTTTTTTAACATATTCTCCTCCATGTTTTGACCTGATATTTACTTAgacaaataaatatcattaaaaatataatgttttcctttttagttttagttttggcagtctcattttatgttactgaaatgcaaattcgcacatttttcttagaggttcccgtagttcattaccgtatttcccgtagttcattaccgtatatacgctcaatatagttaaaacaatcatcagtcaagatt from the Rhinoraja longicauda isolate Sanriku21f unplaced genomic scaffold, sRhiLon1.1 Scf001244, whole genome shotgun sequence genome contains:
- the LOC144591615 gene encoding nuclear factor 7, brain-like, translating into MAAKDQVESLSEEAVCPICLDFFTDPVALECGHYFCRSCITQSWDREARNSCPECREQFVDRTLRVSRALARLAEKARTLSLNPPRKESKLRCEEHEEELKLFCETDQKLICLICRDAREHKSHNFMPLREAVEMRKDQVKSSVQSLTKKKSELEEMERLQKGKISGVREESHSLQYHVTSQFAELHQIITEKEKYFLKDVREDEERILNLMEKNLREIQENLNSIQEELLRLQERMEQKDSVKFLMEEAVRKR